Proteins encoded within one genomic window of Companilactobacillus sp.:
- a CDS encoding Ig-like domain-containing protein, translated as MFNHIWGFLKRICSLKFLPVLTLFFLSIPVLLGDATDITVPDQGTVQTQNVGDSPITERKLSSSEVRPYGKPSEQVFPVLGWYFKAGFQLEPKPDYYAELNQKVTIHTTVARNSASDLYGHDEHQWFYSEDEGQHWNPVDNSNSPDLTVSSETPKTVYFQDTCQVMPKDLNPLLFSTVAAVHFTGKEVPTTGLKVDTDEDTVYVNEKDEDQSIFAHATVTPNDATDINNIRWSSSDPSMGKVDPVTGEITVNGQAKTGQFDVTATINNVSSSKTIYVKKMLTGPEYIFPGQNAIFELHGDAKNSQDYKVKWFLISKGITIPLTENFGTVCNLPPHYVYMINDGAIIYATVTETKPADPKHPKTIESNHLVFNIIKGMPVIDAKQTISKESNSSTGLTNDSQATNVVKGDKLSHKYTLTNKSPDAKEFGKLGHLDIPLAPQETVNEVKIGDKVVPQSDLQITQSAGQNDIQIPLTLSDTNPVTVEVTTDVGAYKVPSFEYKPTYIIDEFVSKHYSVDFLPVKATFLPDPTGGNSEESLELHPQNLDYGTINNFSKKSISRVTPASNQDVLTFVDTRKEKSGITISLDYSNNFLDKDNNPIKLPLSFEFFDGNHELVPSADHKVILEQTENGEDLQPIKWKKTQGLQLQVGEGTLPSGTYSSQLTWTYSDSV; from the coding sequence ATGTTTAACCACATTTGGGGATTTCTCAAACGGATTTGTAGTCTAAAATTTCTACCAGTTTTAACGTTATTCTTTCTTTCAATCCCAGTATTACTAGGCGATGCCACTGATATTACCGTTCCTGATCAAGGTACTGTACAGACGCAAAATGTCGGCGACTCTCCTATTACTGAGCGCAAACTATCATCTTCAGAAGTGCGACCATATGGAAAGCCTTCCGAACAAGTTTTTCCAGTTCTGGGGTGGTATTTCAAAGCGGGCTTTCAACTGGAACCAAAGCCCGACTATTACGCTGAGTTAAATCAGAAAGTTACGATTCATACTACGGTGGCTCGAAATAGTGCCAGTGACTTGTATGGACACGATGAGCATCAGTGGTTCTACTCTGAGGATGAGGGTCAACATTGGAATCCCGTCGATAATAGCAACTCTCCTGACTTAACGGTGAGCTCTGAAACTCCAAAAACGGTGTATTTCCAAGATACTTGCCAGGTAATGCCCAAAGATCTCAATCCACTGCTATTTTCTACCGTTGCCGCCGTCCACTTCACCGGAAAAGAAGTTCCAACGACTGGTTTGAAGGTCGATACTGACGAAGATACTGTTTACGTTAATGAAAAAGATGAGGATCAGTCGATTTTTGCTCATGCGACGGTTACTCCAAACGATGCCACTGACATCAACAATATTCGCTGGTCTTCCAGTGATCCTAGCATGGGGAAAGTCGATCCAGTCACTGGTGAAATAACCGTGAATGGACAGGCAAAAACGGGTCAATTTGACGTCACAGCGACCATCAATAATGTTTCCAGTTCTAAAACTATCTATGTTAAAAAAATGTTGACTGGTCCTGAATATATTTTTCCAGGCCAAAATGCCATCTTTGAGCTGCATGGCGATGCGAAGAATTCTCAGGACTATAAAGTAAAGTGGTTCTTGATCTCAAAAGGTATCACGATTCCTTTAACCGAGAACTTCGGGACTGTCTGCAACTTGCCGCCGCACTACGTATATATGATCAATGATGGAGCAATTATTTATGCGACAGTCACTGAAACAAAACCTGCTGACCCTAAGCATCCTAAAACGATTGAATCTAACCATCTAGTTTTTAATATTATCAAGGGTATGCCAGTCATTGACGCCAAGCAGACAATTTCTAAGGAATCCAACAGCAGTACTGGTTTGACTAACGATTCACAGGCCACTAACGTTGTAAAGGGCGATAAATTATCGCACAAATATACGCTGACTAACAAATCTCCGGATGCCAAAGAATTCGGCAAACTTGGACATCTTGATATTCCACTGGCTCCACAAGAAACTGTCAACGAAGTAAAAATTGGCGACAAAGTGGTGCCACAAAGTGATTTACAGATCACGCAATCAGCTGGCCAAAACGATATCCAGATTCCATTAACGTTGTCCGACACCAATCCGGTCACAGTTGAAGTCACGACTGACGTTGGAGCGTACAAAGTACCATCTTTTGAATACAAACCTACCTATATAATCGACGAATTCGTTTCAAAACATTACTCAGTCGACTTTTTACCCGTCAAGGCGACCTTCTTACCTGACCCGACTGGTGGGAATTCCGAGGAATCGTTGGAATTGCATCCCCAAAATCTTGATTATGGAACCATCAACAACTTTTCTAAAAAGTCGATCTCCAGAGTCACTCCAGCTAGCAATCAAGACGTTTTGACCTTCGTGGATACTAGAAAAGAGAAATCCGGCATCACAATTTCGTTAGATTACTCCAACAATTTTCTAGATAAGGATAACAATCCCATCAAGCTCCCGCTCTCATTTGAATTTTTTGACGGGAATCACGAGCTAGTCCCTTCTGCTGATCACAAAGTGATTTTGGAACAAACCGAAAATGGCGAGGACTTGCAGCCGATCAAATGGAAGAAAACCCAAGGCCTGCAGCTACAAGTTGGCGAAGGAACCCTCCCAAGCGGAACGTACTCATCGCAACTAACATGGACCTATTCAGACTCTGTTTAA
- a CDS encoding alpha/beta hydrolase encodes MSYVQTINALKRSTTEFDGQLRKFVKPVSTGITGGQYSPLLLPDLAKFKKASDLTEDLAQLRSGNGVASKDLTTEDVLNVQRKIEYWGRDVSMEQLIPQNADPKKAFIYFHGGSFYGGSTGDVGDMLKLVAEKSHTQVINVNYHLAPEHPYPSGILDGVAVCLYFQKQLGVDQVILGGDSAGGNIALAVNNMMNYFGYNAPVGNVLLYPVVTLDDDETKDLWDLNAYPIKKDQIFIRNNYREFFMQLNQVMRQFYLQHDEDPRYGLISPLYSDTSSKKPSTLMIVGEYDFFRLQDESYAQKLQDNGTNIRFVQYNGMAHAFAPQVGVLPQADDSAEEMAQFIKSI; translated from the coding sequence ATGTCATACGTACAAACTATTAACGCCTTAAAAAGATCAACCACTGAATTTGATGGTCAATTAAGAAAATTTGTCAAACCCGTCAGCACTGGCATAACCGGTGGACAATACAGTCCATTGTTGTTGCCAGACTTGGCAAAATTCAAAAAAGCTTCTGATTTGACCGAAGATTTAGCACAACTACGCTCTGGGAACGGTGTAGCTTCTAAGGATTTGACTACCGAAGACGTATTGAATGTTCAACGGAAGATCGAGTACTGGGGCCGCGACGTTTCAATGGAACAGCTAATCCCGCAAAATGCTGATCCAAAAAAAGCCTTCATCTACTTCCATGGTGGATCATTTTATGGAGGCAGTACTGGAGACGTCGGCGACATGCTTAAGTTGGTAGCTGAAAAAAGCCATACACAAGTTATAAATGTTAACTACCACCTTGCACCTGAACATCCCTACCCGTCGGGGATCTTAGATGGTGTTGCAGTCTGTTTATATTTTCAAAAACAACTCGGCGTTGACCAAGTAATTCTTGGAGGAGACTCAGCCGGAGGCAACATCGCCTTGGCCGTCAACAACATGATGAATTACTTTGGCTACAATGCTCCAGTTGGAAATGTGCTCCTATATCCCGTTGTTACCTTAGATGATGATGAGACTAAAGATCTCTGGGATCTTAACGCTTATCCCATCAAGAAAGACCAGATTTTTATCCGTAATAACTACCGTGAATTCTTTATGCAACTAAACCAGGTCATGAGACAATTCTATTTACAACATGATGAAGATCCGAGATATGGACTGATTTCACCACTATATTCAGACACCAGTTCAAAGAAACCAAGTACCTTGATGATCGTTGGAGAATACGACTTTTTCCGCCTTCAGGATGAATCGTACGCACAGAAACTCCAAGACAACGGTACCAATATCAGATTCGTACAATATAACGGAATGGCCCACGCCTTCGCGCCACAAGTCGGAGTTCTGCCTCAAGCAGACGACTCAGCCGAAGAGATGGCCCAGTTCATTAAATCAATTTAA
- a CDS encoding glycoside hydrolase family 65 protein, with the protein MVSLNNLQLTDLDNHRIAYLETIFSIANGHFGIRASDPVAPSSTSGTLVNGFYESSPITYGERAVGYAENHQTIVNLPDLRKIKVSDSDGALFAKSELLTSNLDFQTGILSQSYKLTNPTGKNITLTFDSIVDQADQKAGALKYEFTAGTYNGQITIGKSLAFNATVTESDDPRKARQITSLDITTTVDSNDQKELLIETQNSKLAVAMRLKALDGTLLEQSFDLAKGPAVARYLVCVSDFANELTPPTADLKDVTFEQVIADSKNYWQTIWNSSQIEIDGDDRLTQAIRYNLFQLNQSAGRDGKTNISAKGLSGTGYEGHYFWDTEMYLMPYFTYSTPMIAKKLLDFRYNTLDIAKQQAKTLGVSEGALFPWRTINGEEASAYYPAGTAQYHIDGDIAYAANRYYEATNDRDWLVEKGYELILETARFWSHFGHFHEVDGKNRFEFYGVTGPNEYTVMVDNNYYTNRIAKHNLHLAVRLAKIVSEVDPNKLKELHVTDEELEKFENIADVIYLPYNQQHQVNAQDDSFFNKPIWPFKTTKKDQYPLLLHFHPLTIYRYQVAKQADTILAEFLFPQDVGKDQLQREYDYYESITTHDSSLSRSVFSMIAARLHDSKQAYDYFMTTAKMDLVDLQGNTEDGLHLSNLGGSWLALTAGFAGMTFEEGKLHLINNLPQQWKALKFRIRLQDNLFAIELTKNDIDVKLLEGTSANVMIDGKWREITRTHNDQKILN; encoded by the coding sequence ATGGTTAGTTTGAATAACTTACAATTAACCGACTTAGACAATCACCGCATTGCCTACTTGGAAACAATTTTTTCAATCGCTAATGGCCACTTCGGCATCCGTGCCAGCGACCCCGTGGCCCCAAGTTCAACTAGCGGCACTTTAGTTAATGGATTTTACGAAAGCAGTCCGATCACATATGGTGAGCGGGCTGTTGGCTATGCTGAAAATCATCAAACTATCGTCAACTTACCAGATCTGAGAAAGATCAAAGTGAGCGATTCCGATGGTGCACTTTTTGCAAAAAGCGAACTACTAACTTCGAACTTGGATTTTCAAACTGGAATTTTGAGTCAGTCGTACAAATTGACCAACCCCACTGGCAAAAATATTACGCTGACTTTTGACAGCATTGTCGATCAAGCTGACCAAAAAGCTGGCGCTTTAAAATATGAATTTACCGCCGGTACTTATAATGGTCAGATAACCATCGGCAAATCCCTCGCCTTCAACGCCACCGTTACTGAAAGCGACGATCCTAGAAAAGCCCGTCAGATCACGAGTCTAGACATCACAACAACCGTTGATTCTAACGACCAAAAGGAATTGTTGATTGAGACTCAAAACAGCAAATTGGCAGTTGCTATGCGTTTGAAAGCTTTAGATGGAACTTTACTCGAACAGAGTTTTGATTTAGCCAAGGGACCCGCAGTCGCCAGATATCTAGTTTGCGTTTCCGACTTTGCTAACGAGTTGACGCCACCCACTGCCGACTTAAAAGATGTGACTTTTGAACAAGTTATCGCAGATTCGAAAAATTATTGGCAGACGATCTGGAACAGTAGCCAAATTGAGATCGATGGCGATGATCGCCTAACTCAAGCTATCCGCTACAACTTATTCCAGTTGAATCAATCTGCTGGACGTGATGGTAAGACTAATATCTCAGCTAAAGGACTCAGTGGCACAGGCTATGAAGGTCATTACTTCTGGGACACCGAAATGTACTTGATGCCTTACTTTACTTACAGCACGCCGATGATCGCAAAAAAATTACTCGATTTCAGATACAACACGCTCGACATTGCTAAACAGCAAGCCAAAACGCTCGGAGTGTCTGAAGGTGCACTATTTCCATGGAGAACGATCAATGGTGAAGAAGCTTCAGCCTATTATCCAGCTGGAACTGCTCAATACCATATCGACGGCGATATTGCCTACGCCGCAAATCGGTACTATGAAGCCACTAACGACCGCGACTGGCTCGTTGAAAAAGGTTACGAACTAATTCTCGAGACAGCTAGATTTTGGTCTCATTTTGGCCATTTCCACGAGGTCGATGGGAAAAATCGATTTGAATTTTACGGTGTAACTGGTCCTAACGAATATACAGTTATGGTCGATAACAACTATTACACCAACCGAATCGCTAAACACAACTTGCATCTAGCCGTTAGATTGGCCAAAATCGTGTCTGAGGTTGATCCCAACAAGTTAAAGGAATTACACGTAACTGACGAAGAATTGGAAAAATTCGAAAATATTGCAGACGTTATTTACCTGCCATATAATCAGCAGCACCAAGTCAATGCCCAGGACGACAGCTTTTTCAACAAGCCAATCTGGCCATTTAAGACTACTAAAAAAGACCAATATCCACTCTTGCTGCATTTCCATCCGCTAACGATCTATCGTTACCAAGTTGCCAAACAAGCTGATACGATCCTAGCTGAGTTTCTCTTCCCACAAGACGTCGGTAAAGATCAACTCCAACGTGAGTATGATTACTATGAATCGATCACCACGCATGATTCATCGCTCTCGCGTTCAGTCTTTAGTATGATTGCAGCCCGCCTGCACGATTCTAAGCAAGCTTACGATTACTTCATGACCACTGCCAAAATGGATCTGGTCGACTTGCAAGGAAACACCGAAGACGGTTTGCACTTGTCGAACCTTGGCGGAAGCTGGCTAGCACTAACTGCCGGATTTGCCGGCATGACATTTGAAGAAGGTAAATTGCACCTGATCAACAACCTTCCTCAACAATGGAAAGCCTTAAAATTCCGCATCCGGCTCCAAGATAACCTTTTTGCCATCGAACTTACCAAAAATGACATCGACGTAAAACTGCTTGAAGGAACCAGCGCCAACGTCATGATAGACGGCAAATGGAGAGAAATCACTCGAACTCATAATGATCAAAAAATATTGAACTAA
- a CDS encoding AraC family transcriptional regulator has product MAAFHENLIFDDKLPVKVILHSNPGWRKKVALSHWHNSIEICYVIDGHPGTGRINGESFELEADNAYVIGPNVIHSFDSIITRKDEVLTLLIPLEWLTDQINDFNEIQFDIGPIDVKAEKNRIFYEALNNVLEYKRSTKIGLEQQVTAVAALHYIAAFVLTQNSSVRLSPANALELGSPLMIQQMMSKMQNNYQDNLTISELSAENHISEAHLIRVFKKYVGVSPKSYLIQIRLAEAARMLRQTESSIEEISSDTGFGSPKNFFVLFRKKYQMTPKEYRQKNTV; this is encoded by the coding sequence ATGGCAGCATTTCATGAAAATTTGATTTTTGATGATAAATTGCCAGTCAAGGTGATCCTCCACAGTAATCCTGGCTGGAGGAAGAAGGTCGCATTATCGCACTGGCATAATTCGATCGAGATTTGTTACGTCATCGACGGACACCCTGGGACTGGGCGGATCAACGGCGAATCATTTGAATTAGAGGCTGATAACGCCTACGTTATCGGACCAAACGTCATTCACAGTTTTGATTCGATCATCACCAGAAAAGACGAAGTGTTGACCTTGCTGATACCGCTGGAATGGCTGACCGATCAAATCAACGACTTCAACGAGATCCAGTTCGACATAGGACCAATCGATGTTAAGGCTGAAAAAAATCGCATTTTTTACGAGGCTTTAAACAACGTTCTCGAATATAAACGCAGCACTAAGATTGGACTGGAGCAACAAGTCACCGCTGTTGCCGCTCTGCACTACATTGCAGCCTTTGTCTTGACCCAGAACAGTTCCGTCAGACTATCGCCAGCCAATGCACTTGAATTAGGCTCGCCGTTGATGATCCAGCAAATGATGTCTAAAATGCAGAACAATTATCAAGATAATCTGACCATCAGCGAACTCAGCGCTGAAAATCATATTTCAGAAGCACATCTGATCCGAGTTTTTAAAAAATACGTTGGCGTTTCTCCAAAAAGCTATCTGATCCAGATCAGATTGGCAGAAGCCGCCAGAATGTTGCGACAAACAGAGTCTTCAATTGAAGAAATATCGTCTGATACCGGCTTTGGATCGCCGAAAAACTTCTTTGTTTTGTTCCGCAAAAAGTATCAGATGACGCCAAAAGAATATCGTCAAAAAAATACCGTTTAA
- a CDS encoding alpha/beta hydrolase — protein sequence MPSSNYSETLVNDKLRKLVKPISDTVSGGEYSEQLLPYIESFRTKSELYDNLEELRAGNKVPDSKDLTTTNIEIKDETINSFDREVHIQTITPENASLKRVLIYFHGGSFYGGHIQDAQNLLKLVAEKSNLTIINVDYGLAPESPFPSAILDGVAVSIYAKKVLNFEELILGGDSAGGNISLGVNEMLHQFGYKLTVGSIVLYPVVTLADDDTSKYWDLKQYPIREDQKKIRDNYLAVFQQLNGIMREYYLRNDENSIHGLVSPLYSDSTFKKPTTLVVSGEFDFFRLQDEAFAEMLARNGSNVTYIQYNGMAHAYAPMVGILPQADDTADEMAKFIGKL from the coding sequence ATGCCAAGTTCAAATTATTCTGAAACATTAGTCAACGACAAGTTGCGAAAACTCGTCAAGCCTATTTCTGACACAGTTTCTGGAGGCGAATACAGCGAGCAGCTGCTACCATACATTGAGTCATTCAGAACTAAGTCAGAGTTATACGATAATTTAGAGGAATTACGTGCCGGCAACAAAGTCCCTGATTCTAAAGATTTAACCACCACGAATATTGAGATCAAAGACGAAACAATCAACTCGTTTGACCGTGAAGTCCATATTCAAACCATTACGCCTGAAAATGCTAGTTTAAAACGGGTCTTGATTTATTTTCACGGTGGTTCTTTTTATGGTGGGCACATTCAAGATGCCCAAAACTTACTGAAATTAGTAGCTGAAAAAAGCAATCTGACTATCATCAATGTTGATTATGGTCTCGCACCAGAATCTCCCTTCCCTTCAGCAATTCTAGATGGCGTTGCCGTCTCGATCTATGCTAAAAAAGTTTTGAACTTTGAAGAACTTATTTTAGGTGGAGATTCAGCTGGTGGAAATATCAGTCTGGGCGTTAACGAGATGCTGCATCAATTCGGCTACAAACTAACAGTCGGCAGTATCGTCTTGTACCCAGTCGTGACATTGGCTGACGATGATACTTCAAAATATTGGGACCTCAAACAATATCCGATCAGAGAAGACCAAAAAAAGATTCGAGACAACTATTTAGCAGTCTTTCAGCAACTTAATGGCATCATGCGTGAATACTATTTGCGAAATGACGAAAACTCTATCCACGGCCTAGTATCGCCATTATATTCAGATTCAACTTTTAAAAAGCCAACAACTTTGGTGGTCTCTGGAGAATTCGATTTTTTCCGGCTTCAAGATGAAGCATTTGCCGAAATGCTAGCTCGAAATGGCAGCAACGTGACTTACATTCAGTACAACGGTATGGCTCACGCCTATGCACCAATGGTCGGAATCCTTCCCCAGGCTGACGACACCGCAGACGAAATGGCCAAATTCATCGGCAAACTCTGA
- the nrdF gene encoding class 1b ribonucleoside-diphosphate reductase subunit beta, with amino-acid sequence MVDTYYKAINWNKIEDQVDKATWEKLTSQFWLDTRIPLSNDIDDWRTLNETEHTLVGHVFGGLTLLDTLQSQDGIEEIRKDVRTQAETAVFNNIQFMESVHAKSYSSIFSTLNTAEEIEEIFDWTDHNEYLQKKAEYINEIYQNGTGLEKKVASVFLETFLFYSGFYTPLYYLGNNKLANVAEIIKLIIRDESVHGTYIGYKFQLGYNELSEEEQSKMQDWMYDLLYKLYDNEEKYTHTLYDDIGWTDEVLVFLRYNANKALMNLGQSPLFPDGNAEDVNPIVMNGISTGTSNHDFFSQVGNGYLMGKVEAMKDDDYNIGRKDEK; translated from the coding sequence ATGGTTGACACATACTACAAAGCCATTAATTGGAACAAGATCGAAGATCAAGTAGATAAAGCTACTTGGGAAAAGTTGACTTCACAATTTTGGTTAGACACACGTATCCCATTATCAAACGATATTGATGACTGGCGTACTTTAAACGAAACAGAACATACTTTGGTTGGACACGTCTTTGGTGGCTTAACGCTGCTTGATACGCTCCAATCACAAGACGGTATCGAAGAGATCAGAAAAGATGTCCGTACCCAAGCTGAAACAGCCGTTTTTAACAATATTCAATTTATGGAATCAGTTCACGCTAAGAGTTATTCATCAATTTTCAGTACTTTAAACACTGCTGAAGAAATTGAAGAGATCTTTGACTGGACTGACCACAACGAATATCTTCAAAAGAAAGCTGAATACATCAACGAAATCTATCAAAACGGAACTGGCCTTGAGAAAAAGGTTGCCAGTGTTTTCCTAGAAACATTCTTGTTCTATTCAGGTTTTTACACACCGCTTTATTACTTAGGTAATAACAAACTTGCTAACGTTGCTGAGATCATCAAGTTGATCATCCGTGACGAGTCAGTTCACGGAACTTACATCGGATACAAATTCCAATTAGGCTACAACGAGCTATCCGAAGAAGAACAAAGCAAGATGCAAGATTGGATGTATGACTTGTTGTACAAACTCTATGACAATGAAGAAAAATACACTCACACCTTGTACGATGATATCGGCTGGACTGATGAAGTCCTCGTATTCCTACGTTACAATGCCAACAAGGCTTTGATGAACTTAGGTCAAAGTCCCTTGTTCCCAGATGGAAACGCTGAAGACGTTAACCCGATCGTTATGAATGGTATCAGTACTGGTACTAGCAACCATGACTTCTTCTCACAAGTTGGTAATGGTTATCTAATGGGTAAAGTTGAAGCCATGAAAGATGATGACTACAACATTGGCCGTAAAGACGAAAAATAA
- the nrdE gene encoding class 1b ribonucleoside-diphosphate reductase subunit alpha has translation MGLNNLDIEKVNYFKLNNEINIPVDDKIPLNKDQEAIKAFFDENVNPNTKKFDSFKDHIDYLLDGDFIEREVVDEYPFDFIEDLYNYLLDQHFQFKSFMAAYKFYNQYVIKTNDGDLYLENYEMRILFNALLFAHGDQDLAKSLATEMIAQRYQPATPSFLNAGRKRRGEYVSCFLLQVTDDMNSIGRTVNSALQLSRIGGGVGITLSNLRESGSPIKGIDNSSSGVLPVMKLLEDSFSYSNQLGQRQGAGAVYLNVFHPDIIDFLSAKKENADEKIRVKTLSLGVIVPDKYYELVRENKDMYLFSPYSVERVYGVPFSYVDITKEYDDMVKDDRIKKYKIEARELEDEISKLQQESGYPYVLNIDTVNRENPIDGKIIMSNLCTEIQQVQVPSEINDAQEYVKMGTDVSCNLGSTNILNMMKSPDFGKSVRSMMRALTYVSDASNIVAVPSVAHGNKLSHSVGLGAMGLHTFLAKNHIEYGSPESIEFTGVYFYLLNYWTLFESNQIAKERGESFYNFEKSDYANGTYFDKYLNQDWAPKLDHVQEIFADIHIPNKEDWQALKDSIQKYGLYNEYRLAVAPTGSISYVNNTSASLQPITRLVEERQEKKNGKLYFPAPLLSNDTIKYYKSAYDTDMRKVIDIYAAAQKHVDQGMSLTLFMRSEIPEGIYEWKTDTKQTTRDLSILRNYAYYQGIKSLYYVRTFTENNDEIGSNECESCSI, from the coding sequence TTGGGGCTAAATAACCTAGACATTGAGAAAGTAAATTATTTCAAATTAAACAATGAGATCAACATCCCTGTTGATGACAAGATTCCATTAAATAAAGACCAAGAAGCTATCAAAGCTTTTTTTGACGAAAACGTTAACCCTAACACTAAGAAGTTCGATTCATTCAAAGACCATATCGACTATTTGTTAGACGGGGACTTTATTGAAAGAGAAGTCGTTGATGAATATCCATTTGATTTTATCGAAGACCTCTACAACTATTTATTAGATCAACATTTCCAATTCAAATCATTCATGGCAGCCTACAAGTTTTATAACCAATACGTTATCAAGACTAACGATGGCGACTTGTACCTTGAAAACTATGAAATGAGAATCCTTTTTAACGCCCTATTATTTGCTCACGGAGATCAAGATCTCGCCAAATCATTAGCAACTGAAATGATTGCTCAACGTTATCAACCAGCTACTCCTTCATTTTTGAATGCTGGACGTAAACGTCGTGGTGAATACGTATCTTGTTTCCTATTGCAAGTTACCGATGATATGAACAGTATCGGACGGACCGTTAACAGTGCACTTCAACTATCACGTATCGGTGGTGGTGTCGGGATCACACTTTCAAACTTGCGTGAATCTGGTTCACCTATCAAGGGGATCGACAACTCATCATCCGGTGTCTTGCCAGTTATGAAGTTATTGGAAGATTCATTTAGTTACAGTAACCAACTTGGCCAACGTCAAGGTGCTGGTGCCGTCTACTTGAACGTTTTCCATCCAGATATTATCGACTTTTTATCAGCTAAGAAAGAAAATGCTGATGAAAAAATCCGTGTTAAGACTTTATCCCTAGGTGTGATCGTACCTGATAAGTATTACGAATTAGTTCGTGAGAACAAAGATATGTACTTATTCAGTCCATACTCTGTCGAACGCGTTTACGGTGTACCTTTCTCATACGTTGATATTACTAAAGAATACGACGACATGGTCAAAGATGACCGTATCAAGAAATACAAGATCGAAGCTCGTGAACTTGAAGACGAGATCAGTAAATTACAACAAGAATCTGGCTATCCTTACGTCTTGAACATCGATACGGTTAACCGTGAAAATCCGATCGACGGTAAGATCATCATGAGTAACTTATGTACTGAGATCCAACAAGTACAAGTTCCTTCAGAGATCAACGATGCACAAGAATACGTCAAAATGGGAACAGACGTTAGTTGTAACCTTGGTTCAACTAACATTTTGAATATGATGAAGAGTCCTGATTTTGGTAAGTCAGTTCGTTCAATGATGCGTGCTTTGACTTATGTTTCTGACGCTTCAAACATTGTGGCCGTTCCTTCAGTCGCACATGGTAACAAGTTGAGCCATTCAGTTGGTTTAGGTGCCATGGGCTTGCATACGTTCCTTGCTAAGAATCATATCGAATACGGTTCACCTGAATCTATCGAATTTACTGGCGTTTACTTCTACTTGTTGAACTATTGGACATTGTTTGAAAGTAACCAAATCGCTAAAGAACGTGGCGAAAGCTTCTACAACTTTGAAAAGTCAGACTATGCGAATGGAACTTACTTCGATAAGTATTTGAACCAAGATTGGGCACCAAAGCTTGATCACGTTCAAGAAATTTTTGCTGACATTCACATTCCTAATAAGGAAGACTGGCAAGCACTTAAAGACAGTATTCAAAAGTACGGTCTTTATAACGAATACCGTTTAGCTGTTGCTCCAACAGGTTCAATTTCTTACGTCAACAATACTTCTGCTAGTTTGCAACCTATCACACGTCTAGTTGAAGAAAGACAAGAGAAGAAAAACGGTAAGTTATACTTCCCTGCTCCACTTCTAAGCAACGACACGATCAAATACTACAAGTCAGCCTACGATACTGATATGCGTAAAGTTATCGATATTTATGCAGCTGCTCAAAAGCATGTTGATCAGGGTATGAGTTTGACATTGTTCATGCGTTCAGAGATCCCTGAAGGCATCTACGAATGGAAGACAGATACTAAGCAAACTACTCGTGATCTCAGTATTTTACGTAACTACGCTTATTACCAAGGTATTAAGTCACTTTATTACGTTAGAACTTTCACTGAGAACAACGATGAAATTGGAAGTAATGAGTGCGAAAGCTGCTCAATTTAG
- the nrdI gene encoding class Ib ribonucleoside-diphosphate reductase assembly flavoprotein NrdI: protein MVDIAFYSITGQTVRFVKKTGLDAYQINDADPFHEMGRSFILIVPAYDDDMMDPVIDFLQYKDNAKNCVGVAGGGNRNFNTLYNHTARDIAKGLNVPVVFEFEFNGTDKDVENFKKVVNEVGAK, encoded by the coding sequence ATGGTAGACATCGCATTTTATTCAATTACAGGTCAAACCGTTCGATTCGTCAAGAAAACCGGTTTGGACGCATATCAAATCAATGACGCCGACCCGTTTCACGAAATGGGTCGGTCGTTTATTCTCATCGTACCCGCATACGATGATGATATGATGGACCCTGTAATTGATTTCCTTCAATACAAAGACAATGCTAAGAATTGCGTCGGCGTAGCAGGCGGCGGAAATCGTAATTTCAATACATTGTATAATCACACAGCAAGAGACATCGCTAAAGGATTAAACGTACCTGTTGTCTTCGAATTCGAATTCAACGGTACTGACAAAGACGTAGAAAATTTCAAGAAAGTAGTGAACGAAGTTGGGGCTAAATAA